A DNA window from Flavobacterium sp. contains the following coding sequences:
- a CDS encoding SDR family oxidoreductase: protein MEISNQNTILITGGAGFIGSNLSEYFLGLGYKVVCLDNFSTGHHHNLNDFINNPNYKLIEGDIRNIEDCILAVKGVDYVLHQAALGSVPRSINDPITTNEVNVSGFLNMLVASRDAKVKRFVYAASSSTYGDSEGLPKVEEVIGKPLSPYAITKYVNELYAEIFSKTYGLETIGLRYFNVFGRKQDPDGAYAAVIPKFVKQLMKYESPVINGDGNYSRDFTYIENVIQMNELAIKTQNSSAFNTVYNTAFGDRNTLNDLVKYLKKYLSEFDSKIADVEIIYGANRAGDIPHSLASIEKAKALLGYNPKYSLQEGLKEAVSWYWNNLK from the coding sequence ATGGAAATTTCAAATCAAAATACAATATTAATTACTGGAGGAGCAGGCTTTATAGGGTCTAATTTATCTGAGTATTTTTTAGGATTAGGATACAAAGTAGTGTGTTTGGATAATTTTTCTACAGGACATCATCATAATTTAAACGATTTCATAAACAATCCCAATTACAAATTAATTGAAGGAGATATTCGAAATATTGAAGATTGTATTCTAGCTGTTAAAGGTGTAGATTATGTTTTGCATCAGGCAGCTTTGGGTTCTGTTCCCAGATCTATAAACGATCCAATTACTACAAATGAAGTTAATGTTTCGGGGTTTTTAAATATGCTGGTAGCTTCAAGAGATGCAAAAGTAAAAAGATTTGTATATGCGGCTAGTTCATCAACCTATGGAGATTCTGAGGGATTGCCAAAAGTAGAGGAAGTAATCGGGAAACCATTATCTCCTTATGCAATTACAAAATACGTCAATGAATTATATGCTGAAATTTTCAGTAAAACATACGGCTTAGAAACAATAGGGTTGCGTTATTTTAATGTTTTTGGCAGAAAACAAGATCCAGATGGAGCGTATGCGGCAGTAATTCCAAAATTTGTTAAGCAATTAATGAAATATGAAAGCCCGGTTATTAATGGAGATGGAAATTATTCACGTGATTTTACATATATAGAGAATGTGATTCAAATGAATGAGTTGGCAATAAAAACTCAAAATTCTTCAGCTTTTAATACCGTTTATAATACAGCTTTTGGAGACAGGAATACATTAAATGATCTGGTGAAATATTTAAAAAAATACTTATCAGAGTTTGATTCCAAAATTGCAGATGTAGAAATTATATATGGAGCAAATAGAGCAGGAGATATCCCGCATTCACTTGCAAGTATTGAAAAAGCAAAAGCACTTTTAGGATATAATCCTAAATATTCTTTGCAAGAAGGATTAAAAGAAGCCGT